In Mus pahari chromosome 16, PAHARI_EIJ_v1.1, whole genome shotgun sequence, the DNA window attctagagctttcaggtgtgctgtcaagctgctagtgtattctctctaaagtttctttttggcagcactcagagctatgagttttcatcttaggactgctttcatccTTTCCcatagtttgggtatgttgtggcttcattttcattaaactctaacaagtctttaatttctttatttcttccttgagcaaggtatcgttgagtagagttttgttcagtttccacctgaatgttggctttttattatttatgatgttATGGAATATCAGcctcagtccgtggtgatctgataggatgcttgggataatttcaatatttttgtatctgtcaaggcctgcctgttttgtgaccaattatatggtcaatttgggaggaggttccatgaggtgctgagaagaaggtatatccttttgttttaggataaaattttctgtagatatctgttaaatccatttgttttataacttctgttagtgtccatgtgtctctgtttagataCTGttcccaggatctgtccattggtgagagtggggtgttggagtctcccaatattattgtttgaggttcaatgtgtgctttgagttttactaaagtttctttaatgaatgtggcttcccttccatttggagcatagatatttaggattgagagttcatcttggtagattttacttttgatgagtatgaagtacccctccttgtcttttttgataaatttgggttggaagtcaattttattcatattagaatggctactccagcttgtttctttggcccatttgcttggaaaattggtttccagccttttactctgaggtagtatctgtttttgtccctgatgtgcgtttcctataagcagcaaaatgtagggtcccgtttgtgtagccagtctgttagtctatgtctttttttattggggaattgagttgagagaaatcaaagaaaggcaatttttggttcctgtcatttttgttagagttgggattccgttcttgtggctgtcttcttttggttttgttgagggattactttcttcctttttctagggtgtagtttcttagtgtttgtgttttccctttattatcctttgaagggctggattagaGGAAAGATAATGTGTGAatatggttttgtcatggaataatttggtttctccatctatggtaattgagagtttagatGTGTATAGTAGgttggactggcatttgtgttctcttagtgtctgtataacatctgtccaggatcttctggctttcattgtctctggcctgcctttatatgttacttgacctttttctctccctgcttttaatattctgtctttatttagtgcatttgctgttctgtttatTATGTGTctagaggaatttcttttctggtccagtctatttggagttctgtaggcttcttgtatgttcatgggcatctctttctttaggtttgggaagttttcttctataattttgttgaagatatttgcttgtcctttaagttgaaaaatttTCATTCCAATCtactattatccataggtttggtcttNNNNNNNNNNNNNNNNNNNNNNNNNNNNNNNNNNNNNNNNNNNNNNNNNNNNNNNNNNNNNNNNNNNNNNNNNNNNNNNNNNNNNNNNNNNNNNNNNNNNNNNNNNNNNNNNNNNNNNNNNNNNNNNNNNNNNNNNNNNNNNNNNNNNNNNNNNNNNNNNNNNNNNNNNNNNNNNNNNNNNNNNNNNNNNNNNNNNNNNNNNNNNNNNNNNNNNNNNNNNNNNNNNNNNNNNNNNNNNNNNNNNNNNNNNNNNNNNNNNNNNNNNNNNNNNNNNNNNNNNNNNNNNNNNNNNNNNNNNNNNNNNNNNNNNNNNNNNNNNNNNNNNNNNNNNNNNNNNNNNNNNNNNNNNNNNNNNNNNNNNNNNNNNNNNNNNNNNNNNNNNNNNNNNNNNNNNNNNNNNNNNNNNNNNNNNNNNNNNNNNNNNNNNNNNNNNNNNNNNNNNNNNNNNNNNNNNNNNNNNNNNNNNNNNNNNNNNNNNNNNNNNNNNNNNNNNNNNNNNNNNNNNNNNNNNNNNNNNNNNNNNNNNNNNNNNNNNNNNNNNNNNNNNNNNNNNNNNNNNNNNNNNNNNNNNNNNNNNNNNNNNNNNNNNNNNNNNNNNNNNNNNNNNNNNNNNNNNNNNNNNNNNNNNNNNNNNNNNNNNNNNNNNNNNNNNNNNNNNNNNNNNNNNNNNNNNNNNNNNNNNNNNNNNNNNNNNNNNNNNNNNNNNNNNNNNNNNNNNNNNNNNNNNNNNNNNNNNNNNNNNNNNNNNNNNNNNNNNNNNNNNNNNNNNNNNNNNNNNNNNNNNNNNNNNNNNNNNNNNNNNNNNNNNNNNNNNNNNNNNNNNNNNNNNNNNNNNNNNNNNNNNNNNNNNNNNNNNNNNNNNNNNNNNNNNNNNNNNNNNNNNNNNNNNNNNNNNNNNNNNNNNNNNNNNNNNNNNNNNNNNNNNNNNNNNNNNNNNNNNNNNNNNNNNNNNNNNNNNNNNNNNNNNNNNNNNNNNNNNNNNNNNNNNNNNNNNNNNNNNNNNNNNNNNNNNNNNNNNNNNNNNNNNNNNNNNNNNNNNNNNNNNNNNNNNNNNNNNNNNNNNNNNNNNNNNNNNNNNNNNNNNNNNNNNNNNNNNNNNNNNNNNNNNNNNNNNNNNNNNNNNNNNNNNNNNNNNNNNNNNNNNNNNNNNNNNNNNNNNNNNNNNNNNNNNNNNNNNNNNNNNNNNNNNNNNNNNNNNNNNNNNNNNNNNNNNNNNNNNNNNNNNNNNNNNNNNNNNNNNNNNNNNNNNNNNNNNNNNNNNNNNNNNNNNNNNNNNNNNNNNNNNNNNNNNNNNNNNNNNNNNNNNNNNNNNNNNNNNNNNNNNNNNNNNNNNNNNNNNNNNNNNNNNNNNNNNNNNNNNNNNNNNNNNNNNNNNNNNNNNNNNNNNNNNNNNNNNNNNNNNNNNNNNNNNNNNNNNNNNNNNNNNNNNNNNNNNNNNNNNNNNNNNNNNNNNNNNNNNNNNNNNNNNNNNNNNNNNNNNNNNNNNNNNNNNNNNNNNNNNNNNNNNNNNNNNNNNNNNNNNNNNNNNNNNNNNNNNNNNNNNNNNNNNNNNNNNNNNNNNNNNNNNNNNNNNNNNNNNNNNNNNNNNNNNNNNNNNNNNNNNNNNNNNNNNNNNNNNNNNgtccccttggtcagagcactctctgcaggcaagctctcctcttgcaagacatgtgtccagaagtctggagctctgatcctccttctgagtcctggggtcagagccctccctgtaggctgactctccctgcatgatccagaggaccggtgatctcaaggacctgtggtgtggagagtcctccgagtgctcagctgtctccactggggttcagaagagagatggtgggagtggtCCTGAATGGACCGGAACCCAATTCttggtgggcagtgttcctttgtccctgttcttgctggcacaagcccctgctggattctctggagttgactGTGTTCCATTcactgtgatcccgaggacctgtggtgtcgAGAGTTCtccagagcactcagctgcctctgctagGGTTCCAACATATTGGTCTTTAATATTTAATCTTCCTCAGCCTTTCCAATGCTGTTGTAATGGATTTTGGTTAAAGAGCTAACTTCATTAACCATTCTTGAGGcaaaagaaagaactagaaataaaatTGTGACAATAGCCTAGCAAAACCCAGGAACTTAGTGAAGACATTTAGACATGATTTATCTCTGCTGTAAATAACATTTATGTAGAGGCAGGGATGACTGTTTTTCTTCTGAAATCATCAAATGGTTGTCTTCCTGGAATTTTGAATTTAAGTTCAGGGTCTTGAATTATGAAGTCATTCCTTTAAcacaacatttaatttttatgtcaaaTGGAACATATTTTCTCGtgtaaatttttgtttaatattctTATGATTCCTGGGCATAAGTACTGGACCTTCGGTGCTAGTGGTCATCTCTTATAACAATGGCTAACCTGTAATTGCCAAGCACAAAAGAAACTCTCAGATTGACTCACTCTTGTTACCCCATAGACAGAGATCTTAATCTTAGCTGGAATTATTACTCCAAAGACATAGGATAAAGCTGATAGCAGAGAAGGTCACATATTGTGCCTCAAAATGTTCTCAATCATGAATACCCATTTATAAAtgctcccttttttttctttttagattccCAAGTGTAAAGCTAAGGAGCTCACCAAAATAGCTATAGATGCTGGTTTCCGTCATTTTGATTCTGCTTCTGTCTATAATACTGAAGATCATGTAGGAGAGGCCATCAGAAGCAAGATTGCTGATGGCACTGTAAGGAGAgaagatatattttatacttcaaaGGTACTGCTTACATAATTAATCCGTGAATGAACAATAATGTTTGAAGAGATATTGACATGATTGGATCAGTAATTGTTAGTGAATTGtattttcttatctatttttaactcacatgcatttgtgtattaaatataatattaagtCACAGAGAGTGGTTTTCTCATTATCAATGTCATTAGATTCATGAATTTAATGCCTTTCATTGCTCCATCTTAGTTCATAGCAATATGATGTAAACTGGACTATGGGAAAGAACAGTCTTACTTATATCTCCTGGATAACATTTTAATAGTTTTCAACACTGAATATTTTAGATACTTTCATTAGTAAGAGAAAATAGGATAAGACTTTCAATTTTAAGTAAGGAATAACTACtcctatttatattatatgtaatataaaacaaaacattgaaagTATCTCCCATAGTTacacaaattaaatataatacaaggcagagagtaagagagataGGAATCCAAGATTGACATTTGACATACATAAGTGCCTACTGCATAAGCAAAACATCACACATATGTGGACACTCACCAAACTAACTCTTCCATATTGAATTGACTGGGTAAGAACATTAGATGAGACACATCCTTTACATTTTCAATCCAAGGAAATATAGTATTGAtgaaaaaaacattattattacaTGATTAAAATGTTGTATACTGAGTAATTTCAAAGACTAGTTCATAATAAAGAGATATTTGCATGGTTAGATCAGATTAAAGGACATTTGGGTAGAAGTATAATATTCCCCTGTGCACATCAATTTCCAATCAGTaggaaaaatatctttatattatCTGAAGCAAATGACTAATTATTAGAATTTATTAATTCAATTTGAATTCCATCTTTAATTGCAGCTTTGGTGTACTAGCCATCGCCCAGAACTGGTGAGATCTTCCTTGGAACGGTCACTGCAAAAACTTCAGTTGGACTATGTGGACCTGTATCTCATTCATTACCCAATGGCCCTGAAAGTGTGTTGCCTGAAATTCCAGAAATATTTCATATAGAGTATAGTTTGGAATTATAATGTCTTATAATATGGCAGCTATAGTTTCTATGCATCTCAAATACACATCCTGCTGAGGCTCAGAGATCATAatagaggaggggaaagaatgaTTTTATGGTCCAGGAGAGTAGAAAGTTTGTTGTGAGATTACATCTTCTAGAGATATCAaagaagctatacccatgaaaTTTCACCAATGTGTTTAtcagagaagagctgagaaaagTCCAATAGACATGTTAATGCGGAAGGGGAAGGTCTCATGGGGCCTGATAttagacaaaaacaacaacaacaacaaaaaacaagcatacaaaaacaaactcaaaaaatatCTATAGACAACTAAGGAATGGTGAAAGCAAGTTAGATACTCTTCTCAGGAAAGAGACCTCATATTGTTTATCCACCAAGCGGTCAACTATGAATAATCATAAAAGCCGACAAGCACATTTCATAATGACACAGAGATAAACTACTTATAAAAACatgatatatatttcatatatatatatatatatatatatatatatatatatatatatatatatatgaaaattgaaTCCTACCACTGAAGGGTGTTTCATATAACTCAACATTCAAAATACATGACAAATATTATTGCATTAAATATGATATCCATTTATCTTATGGAGATTTAATTTTCAGTTCTTCATTTATCTAGAAGCATTGCTATTGGTTGGAATAGGCATTTGCTGAGAGGTTACTTTAACATTTGTTTCTATTCCAGCCAGGAGAAGAAAATGTTCCAGTAGATGAACATGGAAAATTAATATTTGACATAGTAGATCTCTGTGCTACCTGGGAGGTAAGTACTAGAATCACAGATCACAGGAGTAGTGTATACAGAGGAAAAAGTCAGGTCAcaatttcatttataagagtAGAGTGTACCTTCTGTCATAAAAACTGAAGCTATTTCCAAGGGCTGAGGTCACATTCATGGCTTTATGTAGTAGAAATCTAAGAAGTACTCAACTCTAgaaagtattttgtgtgtatattttcctTCCCAGGCCATGGAGAAGTGTAAGGATGCAGGACTAACCAAGTCCATTGGGGTGTCTAACTTTAACTACAGACAGTTGGAGATGATTCTGAATAAGCCTGGGCTCAAGCACAAGCCGGTATGCAACCAGGTGAGGATCCTCAGCCTCTTCTTGTTCATTCTGTGTCCTTTCTTGCCATTGGTTGATAGATATTCTGCTAGCATTCACCTTAGCTTTGTGGTATAGCACAAGCCAATAGCAGAGTGTTTGTGGATAGGGCATTTATGATACTTGATTTTGTGTTGATTGacatttttacttgaaaatattgGTGGATCCTTTTCTTGATAGACTTTAGAAAAGTAAGGATGATCAAAGTAGACTGTGGTCAATAATCACACTCTAAATGGGAAAGTGAACTTATATTCAATGTATTAAGAATGGACAATGATTAACAGGGGGACAAAAGTCTAAGCAACAATAACTAGAAAAGTTTGAGAAAGTGTGAAATTACCTGGAATCAAGGATGCTCTGTCAATAACAGATGATGGGTTTCTCTCGTCTCATATGTCTTGTTGATTATGGACCACAACTTAAGCAATACTAAAAATTAAGTAAAGCAGACTACAATTCTCATCCAGGTTAGAGGGTAgaactttaatttttgttgtgGTATTATTTTGCGTATGTAAAACTAAACTCAGAAACTTTGAACAACACTTCAGTGGACTTTGTTTCTGGCCATGGTTCAATACATTCTCCTAGTTCATGGAATCAAATGAGTTATGAAACAGTTTCTTTGTATCCATGGCTCCATTCTTTCAGGTATTAATAATGACATTCATTAGGAAAGTAAAAGTCAGATATGAGAAAGGAGGTTATATACTAAAACTTCTCCTAGTAATGATGATACATACTCTTTTACAGTTGGATTTGCATTGTGGGAATATACAGATTTTATAACATTCCATTCTATATGGTTTTTCTCTTACATATGTACTTATAGTGTACATATAATGTGTGTTGATATATATGTGGAGGCCTAAGGTTGATATCATAAGTAATCTTCTGGAGCTTGTTCCAAcccaagcagcagaacttggcagctttggccacatggctctggctGTAAATCCTAGAACAGAAGGTATTACTGGGGCaattgatgctagttagctggagctaaaaattttgtggtgattaagaagagactagcatcacTGAGTTGAAATTTTATGAAAGGTGTTTATGAGAGTACAAAGAAGGCGTGTTCCAGAGGTAGCAAATATTGTACTTCCTGCTGCAGGTATACTTGGCAacgtgtaagagtcacccaggtggtacttgtAAAGGCTTAAGAGGGTtgtgaagagcagctgaggcttgacattgtgagaggccattggtgaagatgaagcctcagttgtagttgatggcctAGGAATGAAGGGGttatgcaaagaagttgaggcttggcaccatgaagagggTCTACGataggctattggtgaagcctagtcaCAGCTGAAGACCCCAGTGTACTGTTGATGTCAGTGTCATGGATGATCACCATGAACAGCAGCTGCAGTGCAGTGAATtaacctgagcttagagtactacagagggcagagttgAAGAAGTGACACCAGCCTGTTGAAGGAACCCAGATAATCTGTGTGAACACCAGACAGTGAAATAAGAATGTGTAatattgaagttgccttggagaccccaacaTGTATGAGATGCTGGATCCATGAGCTATCTGCTGAGGTAAGTTGTTAATAGGGAGTAGAACCAACCCAGGAGATATTTTTTGACtttaacaaagatgaaaaaggagttggagacctGAAGATGGGTTTCAAATcaaacatggagatgcagagtttggaatttgcccagctgATTTCTTGGCTTGCTTTGTGGATTATAGTTAAGTTattggatgaatctcaaaagaaactttgaagtttggacttttaacattgttgagactgctatagactatagggactttggaagttgaactaaatgtactTTGCAGtatactatgtttaggtatgattCCCATAAACTCATTTGTTTAAAGAAACCTATAGGGTACAGGGAGGAGAATGCtatggtttctatatgcttgtcccagggagtggcactgttagaaggtatgtccttgttggagtagctgtgtcactgggggtgtgggctttaagaccatcaTCATAGCTGCCTagaaaccagtattctgctagcagccttcagatgaagatgtaagtagaactctcagctcctgcactaagcctgcctggatgctgctatgttcctgccttcatgataatggactgaacctctgaacttataagccagccccagtgaaatattatctttataagagttgagATGGTCATGGTGTTGGTTCAAGAAGGAAAATCCAAActaagaaaaatatccaatattttcttttaaacacttaaaaattgtacatgttctttttaaagtttatatatgTTCCATAGTCAAAACCCCTACCCCCATCCTTTATTCTTTCATTCTCAAGTCAGTCCTAATCTCTTTCTACTTCTTAGGAAcccctatttttatttctatgttaatGATCTTGTGCTATTAATTAATGTTTCTTGCATCAGAATGGGTAGGAAGCTCCATACTTAACTTTTGGTGTAGTTATATTTAACTCACACTTTGTTGTATAGGCTTTCCTAATGTAGTTTATTATATTTTGACATGTTCTTTATATCAATGTGCGCTTTCATGTAATATAATATCTTTCTTCGTTCATCTGCAGGTAGAATGCCATCTTTATCTCAACCAAATGAAACTTCTGGATTTCTGCAAATCAAAAGATATTGTATTGGTTGCCTATGGTGTTCTGGGAACACAACGATATGAAGGATGGTAATGGgttcattaaaattaattacaaattaaTAATTGTTGTTAGCATACTCTTAGTCTTGAAATTCTGTAGGGGGTGTTTCTGATGTTAAGGTCCTGTTTGCCAATTGGCTGTTGATCTGTAAGTAAAGAAAACCATGGGCCTATTGCTGGGGGGAAGGTACAGTGAGAACTTCCAGGTCCTGAGAGGAAAAGGTGAGATGGAAAGGAGTAGAAAGTCATTTACCATGTtttggagagaggagaaccaggcaaccatgtgagatctcaaaaaGAGCTTGGCCACACAGGCCACTCCTGCCAGTGGACGGTTAGGGGAGCTGAAATTTAGAGCAGGTTGGAGAGACTGAGATAATAAATTGATATGGGCATGCTTTTCTAGGCTGGAGATAATAGCGCTCAGCAATTGATCCAAAAAGGCAatttgaaattgaacaactgtgttTGAATcttttatccatggattcaagggaagctgagaGGGACTTGTAGTATCACCACTTCCCAAAGCAAAGTGAGATAGAGTGTAAAACTGCACACTACACAAGTCAAAGTCTTAAACTCACTCAGGTGatttggaagcagagagaatttgaattttagaaaaaaatacaagtttaCAATGGTGTTACACATGTCCAGGTACACACTTGAGGAAATCCATTCTCTAGGGCCACCTTTGTGATTATTTGAAACTTCTTTACATGCTAGAGCCTGAGATATCTAACCTCCCTACATTTCATTCCAGGGTAGACCAGAACTCCCCTGTTCTCTTGGATGAACCAGTTCTTGGTTCCATGGcgaaaaaatacaatcaaactcCAGCCTTGATTGCCCTTCGCTATCAGTTACAGCGTGGGATTGTGGTCCTCAACACAAGTCTCAAAGAGGAGCGGATCAAAGAGAACATTCAGGTAATGAGTGAGATTGTGGGCTTCCAAATTGTACATACCAATTCACCATGTGGACTTCCTTGGCAACTCAGAAGCTTGCATGTGTGGCTTCCTTCTACCTTACTTTCCCATTCTTGTGTCTTATATACATCTGAAGGTTTATGTGCTGTTCTGTGACAGCACCACAGTTTTGCTGCAATATATGATCAGAATTGGACTGAAGACAGATTCTAGTCTCAGCATTGCATTTAAAATGCTCTTAGTAACCCTAAGTGAATGAAATAACactttttcttctgaaatgaagCACCTGGAGTAGATAATTTTCAGTCTACAAATGATtttgtctatttaaaaaataattatttatctatatccccaaagttccctcacttcctcccctaGACAGACTCCCTCACCTCATCCTTCCTTGTCTTCACCAGTTGAAAAGGGTGGGCCTCCCCAATTCTCTCccaaccctggtgcatcaagtctctgcaggatttgATGCATCCTCTCCTGCTGAGTTATGACAAGGCAGCTCTTGTACATATGTGCTAAGGGCGTCCATCCAGCCTGTTTATGCTCATCCAGCCTGTGAGGACTCTATGCCCCCATATCAGGGAATGCCAAGTCCAGgaattggagtgggtgggttggtgagcaagggggggggatgggggattttccaaggggaaactaggaaaggggataaaatttgaaatgtaaataaagaaaatatctaataaatattaagaaaatccatcaatgtaattcactatataaagaaagaaaaataacaaaaacacacatgtgattatctcattagatgctaaaaatcctttgacaaaatctaacaccccttcatgttaaaagtcttggagagaccaaggattcaaggcacatacctaaattTAATAAAAGCAATGCCAAAAATACAGTAGGCCAAtagccaacataaaattaaatggaaagaaatttgaacaatcccagtaaaatcagacaagacaaggttgcccactctctccctatttactGAGTAttgtatttgaagttctagctagatcaataaaacaacaaatggaGATGAATGGGATAaagtttggaaaggaagaagtcaggctATCTTTATTTGaacatgatatgatagtatacataattgaCTCCAAAAACTATCAGAGGACTCCaacaactgattaaaaaaaaaaaaaaaacttcagcaaattggctgcataaaaaattaactcaaagaaaccaATGGacatcctttatacaaatgataaatgtacTGAGAAAtgaattagggaaataacacccatcataatagccacaaataacataaaatatcttgtaaGTCTAACCAAGCAAGgcaaagacctgtatgacaagaataaagcccacaaagaaagaaattaagaagacagtagaaaatagaaagatctcccatgctcatggatNggcaggattaatatagtcaaaatggtcatcttaccaaaatcattatacacattcaatgcaatccccatcaaaatttcaaacaCAATATTTTCATAGACGTTGACAGAGCAATTcttaatttcatatggaaaaccaaaacaCCTAGAATAGCCCAAGTAATCCTAACAATAAAAGATTTCCTGGAGATATccccatccctgatctcaagccagaatacagagcaatagtaataaaaactgcatggtgttggtacaaAAGCATGCAGGAAGACTCCTGGAACAGACTTGAAGACCCAGGAATAAACCCGTACACCCACAGACACTTAATTTCCACAAAGCCAAACCcctacaatggaaaaaagaagtcatcttcaacaaattgtgctggtctaactatATGTCTGCAtaaagaagaatacaaatagatccatacttatcaccaagtggatcaaggacctcaacatgaaaccagatacactaaatctaatagaagagaaagtgggaaaaatccttgaatgcattggtactaaagacaatttcctgaagagaacacgaatagctattttgtaatttttttacaaacatttattttaacaCTTAGGTATTTAAAcacattaaatttaattttatgtcaagTATCTACAAACCCTGTAGtgagtaattttttaaataagaggaTTTTTTTTACACCACTAATATTTGTATGAGTTAATGAAAACAACCCCTTTCCATGTTTGGactctcatatttaaaatatttatgcaacTAGTTGTTCTGTGGCTAGAATTTTTttctgccttgtctgacctcagaggGGTTATTCTGTGCTTGGATGagttctttcatttctgttgtgagGTCCCTCTGTTCCAAGATTGAATCATTTGCACAGAAGTCTCAATATGTAAATTTGCAAAATATTTCCTATCTGTGTTGTAGGTTTTTGAATTCCAGCTGAGTTCAGAGGATATGAAAATTCTTGATAGCCTGAACAGAAATATGCGATATATATCTCCTACAATGTAAGTGACTTTAATAACatgtttactttatttattttcaggaGGAATGCTTTTAAAGTTATCTCAATAAATGTAAATCAGTTAGAGGTAATCAGAGCCcagaatcagaaaaagaaatgtctagAATTCTTTCTAGTCTGTTCTGAGTTCTGGCCTTATTCACAGAAGCAGGGTGAGAAGACCAAGGGTTACCTTTATCTGTTGTTCCTGAAGGTCTATATTGTTTTGGGGAGCAAACTAGGTAAGCCCACATCAGTGCTGAATTTCCATATTCCATGTGATGGTCTGAATCTGTATGTCTTGTGAATATGCACTGTAGACATTTCAAGGAAACTTCCATGTCAATATCATGTCATCATGTCCTTTTCTCCAGCACTTGCTTAAAGCCTGATATTCCTAAACGTATGATTCCCCCAACCTTGTAGTCTATGTCATTATCTGCATATAAAGTTGTTCACTATAATCAGGAAACTCAATGGTTTTAATAGTTTGAAAAACTTCACTTCTTTCCTGATGTGATTTTTGTTCAGAAACTAAATGATCAGGTCAGAGACCTGCTTGCTTGATGTGTTTGATAGCACATTCAGTACTGTAgcttttctgaattttaaagagGTAAATGTAGAGTCCTAAGAAATTATTGGGAAGACATTGAAGACCCAGGGTTATGTTGAAAGATGTCTCAATCCAGTAAAGCACCTGCTGGGAAATGTGATTAAAGCCTGGGTGCAATAGTGTTCTCTTGTCATTTACGTGTTCTGAAGGTGAAAACATGCAGATCCCCCAGGCTTGCAGGTCAGCCATCCTATGCTAAATGTGAGTACaaagtcagtgagagaccctgcctcaaaagaggCAAATGCATTCTTGAGGATTACACCTAAGTGTTTCTATGTCCTCTACATTCATGTGCATACTTGTATATATGCATCTACaatcagaaataaacacacatatacaaggtcatatacaaggacacacacatgcatttttttaGATAGAATACTGTGAA includes these proteins:
- the LOC110333790 gene encoding aldo-keto reductase family 1 member C21; translated protein: MNSKHHCVELNDGNFIPVLGFGTALSSKIPKCKAKELTKIAIDAGFRHFDSASVYNTEDHVGEAIRSKIADGTVRREDIFYTSKLWCTSHRPELVRSSLERSLQKLQLDYVDLYLIHYPMALKPGEENVPVDEHGKLIFDIVDLCATWEAMEKCKDAGLTKSIGVSNFNYRQLEMILNKPGLKHKPVCNQVECHLYLNQMKLLDFCKSKDIVLVAYGVLGTQRYEGWVDQNSPVLLDEPVLGSMAKKYNQTPALIALRYQLQRGIVVLNTSLKEERIKENIQVFEFQLSSEDMKILDSLNRNMRYISPTIFKGHPNWPFLDEY